From Thermococcus sp., one genomic window encodes:
- a CDS encoding TIGR00289 family protein, giving the protein MRVAVLYSGGKDSNYALYWALKQGFEVKYLVSMVSESDESYMYHVPNIHLTELQAKAVGIPLVKGFTSGEKEKEVEDMKAVLEGLKIEGVVAGALASEYQKKRVDRVAEELGIESFAPAWHRDPVDYMRELIEIFDIVMVGTAAYGLDERWLGRRIDEKALEELIKLHEKYRIHVAGEGGEFETFVRDAPFFKARIVFDEVERKWDECNYSGVLEVKRAHLEKKE; this is encoded by the coding sequence ATGCGCGTTGCGGTGCTGTATTCCGGCGGGAAGGACTCCAACTACGCCCTCTACTGGGCGCTGAAGCAGGGGTTTGAGGTCAAATACCTCGTCTCGATGGTGAGTGAAAGCGATGAGAGCTACATGTACCACGTCCCGAACATTCATCTGACCGAGCTTCAGGCTAAAGCGGTGGGAATTCCGCTCGTCAAGGGCTTCACGAGCGGCGAGAAGGAGAAAGAGGTAGAGGACATGAAGGCCGTCCTTGAGGGGTTAAAAATAGAGGGCGTCGTTGCCGGAGCCTTAGCGAGCGAGTACCAGAAGAAGCGTGTGGACAGGGTTGCTGAGGAGCTCGGGATAGAGAGCTTCGCCCCGGCATGGCACCGCGACCCCGTTGACTACATGCGCGAGCTGATAGAAATTTTTGACATCGTGATGGTTGGTACGGCAGCCTACGGCCTCGACGAGCGCTGGCTCGGAAGGAGGATAGACGAGAAAGCCCTGGAAGAACTTATCAAGCTCCACGAGAAGTACAGGATTCATGTGGCCGGAGAGGGCGGCGAGTTCGAGACCTTCGTTCGTGATGCCCCCTTCTTCAAGGCCAGAATAGTCTTCGACGAGGTCGAGAGGAAGTGGGACGAGTGCAACTATTCGGGTGTTCTCGAAGTTAAGAGAGCGCACCTGGAGAAAAAGGAGTGA
- a CDS encoding bifunctional L-myo-inositol-1-phosphate cytidylyltransferase/CDP-L-myo-inositol myo-inositolphosphotransferase has protein sequence MAPKTAVILAAGLGTRMGKRPKGLIRVAGREILYRTLTLLMKNGVERFIIVTNERYGRLYRKFVERHGFPAEIVINPEPEKGNGHSLHLASGKVSGKFVLTVSDHVYGEDFIREALKGSGLIADRKPRWTDVGEATKVRVRDGRVKEIGKSLDDWDAVDTGFFVLDEGIFEVTEKLEIEREGDYPVSEVVKRAGLEVTFIDGLPWTDVDTPNDLKKARRMLVKTAVKGTGDGFISRHLNRRISTEISYLLAERVTPNGMTAITFALGMLSALLTLLSLPLAGILYQLSSILDGVDGELARAQLRTSRLGGYIDSLLDRYVDGAFLALLAYSTLTEPLWHLIALLALLGSVMVSYSTERFKAAFGRNAYAEIPSLRKLPGKRDERIFLTMLFLLYPVETSVKALLLLLTVITNLRVGLTAWLVWRKKG, from the coding sequence ATGGCACCAAAAACGGCGGTGATTCTAGCGGCCGGCCTCGGAACGAGGATGGGGAAGAGACCCAAGGGGCTTATCAGAGTTGCTGGAAGAGAGATTCTATACAGGACGCTCACCCTTCTAATGAAAAACGGCGTTGAGAGGTTCATAATAGTAACAAACGAGCGTTATGGGAGGCTTTACCGCAAGTTCGTTGAGCGACATGGTTTTCCTGCGGAGATAGTTATCAATCCCGAGCCCGAGAAGGGCAACGGGCATTCCCTTCACCTGGCCAGCGGGAAGGTTTCGGGGAAGTTTGTTCTGACGGTGAGCGACCACGTTTACGGCGAGGATTTCATCAGGGAGGCCCTGAAGGGGAGCGGCCTTATAGCGGACAGGAAGCCAAGATGGACGGACGTGGGCGAGGCGACTAAGGTACGGGTCAGAGATGGCAGGGTTAAGGAGATAGGCAAATCCCTCGACGATTGGGACGCAGTCGATACTGGCTTCTTCGTCCTAGACGAGGGCATCTTTGAGGTAACAGAGAAGCTGGAGATAGAAAGGGAAGGGGACTACCCCGTGAGCGAGGTCGTAAAGCGGGCCGGGCTTGAGGTTACCTTCATTGACGGCCTTCCCTGGACAGATGTTGACACTCCCAACGACCTGAAGAAAGCGAGGAGGATGCTCGTCAAGACGGCGGTGAAGGGAACGGGTGACGGGTTCATCAGCAGGCATCTCAACAGGAGGATTTCAACAGAGATAAGCTACCTCCTCGCCGAAAGAGTCACCCCGAACGGGATGACGGCCATCACCTTCGCCCTCGGGATGCTCTCGGCCCTTCTGACGCTCCTCAGCCTCCCCTTGGCCGGAATACTCTATCAGCTGAGCTCAATCCTCGACGGCGTTGATGGCGAATTAGCGAGGGCCCAGCTCAGGACGAGCAGGCTCGGGGGCTACATCGACTCCCTCCTCGACCGCTACGTTGACGGCGCGTTTCTGGCCCTCCTAGCCTACTCAACCCTCACCGAACCCCTCTGGCACCTCATTGCCCTCCTCGCTCTCCTCGGCTCGGTGATGGTGAGCTACTCGACGGAGAGGTTCAAGGCGGCTTTTGGAAGGAACGCCTACGCCGAGATACCCTCCCTGAGGAAGCTGCCCGGCAAAAGGGACGAGAGAATCTTCCTGACGATGCTCTTCCTCCTGTATCCGGTCGAGACTTCGGTTAAAGCGCTCCTCCTCCTGCTCACCGTAATTACGAACCTGAGGGTCGGCCTGACGGCGTGGCTGGTATGGAGAAAGAAAGGCTGA
- a CDS encoding ABC transporter ATP-binding protein: MVKVTLDNITKRFGDFEALKRVSLEIEDREFMALLGPSGSGKSTLLYTIAGIYRPTSGRIYFDGRDVTDVPPKDRNVGLVFQNWALYPHMKVFDNIAFPLELRKAPKDEISRKVREVAEMLRIENLLDRYPWQLSGGQQQRVAIARALVKEPDVLLLDEPLSNLDALLRLEVRAELKRLQKELGITAVYVTHDQAEALAMADRIAVIKEGVILQVGAPDDVYYRPKYRFVGGFLGSPPMNFVEAEVMGSHLDVYGSRIPIPAQYRELVERLGVTEVVLGFRPHDAEVVKGSAEGLAGTVYSFEPLGREQIVTVSINGAVVKVFAPEGEHFSFGEQVTVKLREERIVLFDRRTEKALEFLED, from the coding sequence ATGGTCAAGGTCACCCTGGACAACATCACGAAGAGGTTCGGCGACTTTGAGGCCCTCAAGCGGGTAAGCCTTGAGATAGAGGACAGGGAGTTCATGGCCCTCCTCGGCCCATCTGGAAGCGGGAAATCCACGCTCCTCTACACGATAGCGGGCATATACCGGCCAACGAGCGGAAGGATATACTTCGACGGCAGGGACGTTACGGATGTTCCGCCGAAGGACAGGAACGTCGGGCTGGTCTTCCAGAACTGGGCGCTCTATCCGCATATGAAGGTCTTCGACAATATAGCCTTTCCGCTTGAGCTTAGGAAGGCGCCGAAGGATGAGATATCCAGGAAAGTCAGGGAAGTGGCCGAGATGCTCCGCATAGAGAACCTCCTCGACCGCTATCCGTGGCAGCTCTCCGGCGGCCAGCAGCAGCGCGTTGCCATAGCTAGAGCTTTGGTCAAGGAGCCGGACGTCCTCCTGCTCGACGAGCCGCTGAGCAACCTCGACGCTCTCCTGAGGCTTGAGGTGAGGGCCGAGCTCAAGAGGCTCCAGAAGGAGCTTGGAATCACCGCCGTTTACGTCACCCACGACCAGGCCGAGGCGCTGGCGATGGCCGACAGGATAGCGGTGATAAAGGAGGGGGTGATACTCCAGGTCGGAGCTCCCGACGACGTCTATTACCGGCCGAAGTACCGCTTCGTCGGCGGCTTCCTCGGGAGTCCACCCATGAACTTCGTCGAGGCGGAGGTTATGGGGTCCCATCTCGACGTCTACGGAAGCAGGATTCCGATCCCGGCGCAGTACAGGGAGCTGGTTGAGAGGCTCGGGGTCACCGAGGTCGTCCTCGGCTTCAGGCCACACGATGCGGAGGTCGTGAAGGGGAGCGCCGAGGGACTGGCCGGCACGGTCTATTCCTTCGAGCCCCTCGGCAGGGAGCAGATAGTCACTGTGTCCATAAACGGTGCGGTGGTGAAGGTCTTCGCCCCGGAGGGTGAGCACTTCAGCTTCGGTGAGCAGGTAACGGTAAAGCTCCGGGAAGAGAGAATAGTCCTCTTCGACAGAAGGACGGAGAAGGCCCTTGAGTTCCTTGAGGACTGA
- a CDS encoding carbohydrate ABC transporter permease, translating to MRDVETRPKRYERLIILALLLASLPLILGFLLLVLSSFSTEMVTNLDPNSFHPTLENWVNLFRGKIATTGGIRVNIWRITFNTLIVALGVAGVVTGISALAGYSLSRIDFRGRKTMMVLLLVLHAFPGVALIVGVYLLYRLTFPQNYEVVGLYSFAYVILARAALEIPMSIWLMKGFFDTIPWEFEWSGIIDGASRITVWRKIMLPLIKPGILAVALFAFLAGWQDIIYVRTFLVYPTLATFIEANIEAEYSHMPLIAAAGTFYLLPTIIFFVTAQQLLLQGYSGGIKG from the coding sequence ATGAGGGACGTGGAGACGAGACCCAAGAGGTACGAGCGGCTTATAATCCTCGCCCTCCTCCTTGCGAGCCTCCCGCTCATCCTGGGCTTTCTCCTCCTCGTCCTTTCGAGCTTCAGCACGGAGATGGTCACCAACCTCGACCCCAACTCCTTCCACCCGACTCTTGAGAACTGGGTAAACCTATTCCGCGGGAAAATAGCCACCACGGGCGGAATAAGGGTCAACATATGGCGCATAACCTTCAACACGCTCATAGTGGCCCTCGGTGTGGCCGGCGTCGTTACAGGGATAAGTGCCCTCGCCGGATACTCCCTCTCAAGGATAGACTTCCGTGGAAGGAAGACCATGATGGTGCTCCTCCTAGTCCTCCATGCCTTTCCGGGCGTTGCCCTCATAGTAGGCGTTTACCTCCTCTACCGCCTCACGTTTCCCCAGAACTACGAGGTCGTCGGGCTATACTCCTTCGCCTACGTCATACTCGCGAGGGCGGCGCTGGAGATACCCATGTCGATCTGGCTCATGAAGGGCTTCTTTGACACGATCCCCTGGGAGTTTGAGTGGTCGGGAATCATAGACGGTGCATCTCGGATAACTGTCTGGAGGAAGATAATGCTGCCCCTCATAAAGCCCGGGATTCTGGCGGTTGCCCTATTCGCCTTCCTCGCCGGCTGGCAGGACATAATCTACGTGAGAACATTCCTCGTATATCCAACGCTCGCGACCTTCATAGAGGCCAACATAGAGGCCGAGTACTCCCACATGCCCCTCATAGCGGCCGCCGGAACCTTCTACCTTCTCCCCACGATAATATTCTTCGTCACCGCCCAGCAGCTGCTCCTCCAGGGCTACTCCGGTGGAATAAAGGGATGA
- a CDS encoding carbohydrate ABC transporter permease, with the protein MTNGKLRDLSFFLSPMVLMVFLFYLVPLLMTIYISMTRMRNWNVDRYLTEFVGLYNYERLFYMFQHDPTFKAVILTTLVFVGITLMINVFGGLALALATFFIREKPASSYRLLWLLPRMSPIAVYSLVWYYFFHGSEIGTLNSILMGLGIISEPIPWGQITPWGAWSVIIFVNGLVGVSFGMIVFTSALNQIPRELVIAARVDGASSWQISRRILIPMIKWHLLYVLTWQFLSLLTTYPHLFLLVQWDLVNRDYGTTLALYVFNTAFGRGEQDQGLAAAAAVILSIIGILGGFVTLKVLKFERMMKKPRGDF; encoded by the coding sequence ATGACAAACGGGAAGCTCAGGGACCTTTCCTTCTTTCTTTCCCCCATGGTGCTGATGGTGTTCCTGTTCTACCTGGTGCCCTTACTCATGACCATCTACATAAGCATGACCCGGATGAGGAACTGGAACGTTGACAGGTACCTCACCGAGTTCGTCGGCCTCTACAACTACGAGAGGCTCTTCTACATGTTCCAGCACGACCCGACGTTTAAGGCGGTGATCCTGACCACCCTCGTCTTCGTTGGAATAACGCTCATGATAAACGTCTTTGGCGGCCTTGCTCTCGCCCTTGCGACTTTCTTCATAAGAGAGAAGCCGGCATCTTCGTACAGACTCCTGTGGCTCCTTCCCAGGATGTCTCCTATAGCGGTTTACAGCCTCGTCTGGTACTACTTCTTCCACGGGAGTGAAATCGGAACTCTGAACTCGATCCTCATGGGCCTCGGTATCATCTCGGAGCCCATCCCCTGGGGCCAGATAACGCCCTGGGGGGCGTGGAGCGTGATAATCTTCGTCAACGGCCTGGTGGGTGTAAGTTTCGGGATGATAGTCTTCACCTCGGCCTTGAATCAGATACCCCGGGAACTCGTCATAGCTGCGAGGGTTGATGGTGCCTCTTCCTGGCAGATATCGAGGCGAATCCTGATCCCGATGATTAAATGGCACCTCCTCTACGTACTGACGTGGCAGTTCCTCAGCCTGCTGACGACGTATCCGCACCTCTTCCTGCTCGTTCAGTGGGATCTCGTCAACAGGGACTACGGAACAACCTTGGCGCTATACGTCTTCAACACGGCCTTCGGCAGGGGAGAGCAGGATCAGGGGTTGGCCGCGGCAGCGGCGGTCATACTCTCCATAATCGGAATCCTCGGCGGCTTCGTGACGCTCAAGGTTCTCAAGTTTGAAAGGATGATGAAAAAGCCCAGGGGGGACTTCTGA
- a CDS encoding ABC transporter substrate-binding protein, with translation MRAAALWLVALVIFGVIASGCIGGEEAKTSSAEVQLTGDITKDLVEIGKVLEQNGVNEVKFTAWGSGDPNSVMRVYGIVEAARRINKIWADNGINVKIVITETHYVASFQDAYKEYLSKQPLGQAGDFFVNSYAFLPTLADEGYILDITDYAKAYQSVIDDFYPSLIEASKFNGRLYGLPQDTEARPLYIRKDVAQKIGFDLNGLDEKVKNGEFTWSDVYYWAKKAKESGAAEWGLIHRKGSAHPDLIQFIFAFGGKLYDENTGKLVVDVPAVYKWLYVEWKFAQDGLLPKDIMSWDWAKQIHPAIVEGRTLFDIGGTWYWTEWQTKQYYAKGGTPRGLKPEEVRDWFYYTLFPAGEKGDKPVTLSQPFVWMINSRAGQLNPKYDELKDVYHKLAFLMLIKASDPDINAIHSVISAHLPVRKAAAELIKDEKWLSDLKALNLDLSDEVKSNIRDIVQATVNPINAQFLADVSYMLEYTHLAPAHPKYPALADIFKEAVDKVLRGEMTPGEAVNYIVQKVNADPELKENVEIQGEIPKDWKFPQG, from the coding sequence ATGAGGGCCGCGGCGCTATGGCTGGTTGCACTGGTGATTTTCGGAGTAATTGCCAGCGGCTGCATCGGTGGCGAGGAAGCGAAGACCTCTTCTGCTGAGGTTCAGCTCACTGGGGACATTACAAAGGACCTTGTGGAGATAGGAAAGGTTCTGGAGCAGAACGGGGTTAATGAGGTTAAGTTCACCGCCTGGGGTTCGGGCGATCCGAACAGCGTCATGAGGGTCTATGGAATAGTGGAGGCCGCGAGGAGGATAAACAAAATCTGGGCCGACAACGGAATCAACGTCAAGATTGTTATAACCGAGACCCACTACGTCGCCTCCTTCCAGGATGCATACAAGGAGTACCTCAGCAAGCAGCCCCTCGGACAGGCCGGGGACTTCTTCGTCAACAGCTACGCATTCCTGCCGACGCTGGCCGACGAGGGCTACATACTCGACATAACGGACTACGCCAAGGCCTATCAGAGTGTTATCGACGACTTCTATCCGTCTCTCATCGAGGCCTCCAAGTTCAATGGAAGGCTCTACGGCCTGCCGCAGGACACCGAGGCGAGGCCGCTCTACATAAGGAAGGACGTGGCCCAGAAGATAGGGTTCGACCTCAACGGCCTCGATGAAAAGGTGAAGAACGGTGAGTTCACCTGGAGCGACGTCTATTACTGGGCTAAGAAGGCCAAGGAAAGCGGGGCGGCCGAGTGGGGCCTCATACACAGGAAGGGCTCCGCTCACCCGGACCTGATACAGTTCATCTTTGCCTTTGGCGGAAAGCTCTACGACGAGAACACGGGGAAGCTCGTGGTGGACGTTCCGGCCGTTTACAAGTGGCTCTACGTCGAATGGAAGTTCGCCCAGGACGGGCTTCTGCCGAAGGACATCATGAGCTGGGACTGGGCCAAGCAGATACACCCGGCCATAGTCGAGGGCAGGACGCTCTTCGACATAGGCGGAACCTGGTACTGGACAGAGTGGCAGACCAAGCAGTACTACGCCAAAGGCGGGACACCTAGGGGCCTGAAGCCCGAGGAGGTGAGGGACTGGTTCTACTATACCCTCTTCCCTGCGGGCGAGAAGGGGGACAAGCCGGTAACCCTCAGCCAGCCCTTCGTGTGGATGATAAACTCCAGGGCAGGGCAGCTGAACCCCAAGTATGACGAGCTGAAGGACGTCTACCACAAGCTCGCCTTCCTGATGCTCATAAAGGCCAGTGACCCGGACATAAACGCAATCCACAGCGTCATCTCCGCCCACCTGCCCGTGAGAAAAGCTGCTGCGGAGCTGATCAAGGACGAGAAGTGGCTCAGCGACCTCAAGGCCCTCAACCTCGACCTGAGCGACGAGGTGAAGAGCAACATCAGGGACATCGTTCAGGCAACTGTGAACCCGATAAACGCCCAGTTCTTGGCGGACGTCAGCTACATGCTCGAATACACCCACCTCGCCCCGGCACACCCGAAGTATCCCGCTCTGGCAGATATTTTCAAGGAGGCCGTTGACAAGGTTCTGAGGGGCGAGATGACACCGGGGGAGGCTGTCAACTACATCGTCCAGAAGGTCAACGCAGACCCGGAGCTCAAGGAGAACGTCGAGATACAGGGAGAGATACCCAAGGACTGGAAGTTCCCGCAGGGATGA
- a CDS encoding inositol-3-phosphate synthase translates to MVRVVILGQGYVASIFASGLEKIKAGKMEPYGVPLADELPIKIKEIEIVGSYDVDASKVGKDLHEVVKTYDPEAPESLKGVTIGKGIHLRSLRNLPIEATGLEDEMTLKEAVEHLVNEWKELKAEVFINVCTTEAFVPFGNKDELEKAIAEDNRDRLTATQVYAYAIAQYAREVGGAAFVNAIPTLIANDPAFVELAKESNMVIFGDDGATGATPLTADVLSHLAQRNRYVLDIAQFNIGGNNDFLALTDKERNKSKEFTKSSVVKELLGYDAPHYIKPTGFLEPLGDKKFIAMHIEYVSFNGAHDELVITGRINDSPALAGLLVDLVRLGKIAVEKKAFGTVYEVNAFYMKNPGPKERGNIPRIIAHEKMRMWAGLKPRWL, encoded by the coding sequence ATGGTTAGGGTTGTCATACTCGGACAGGGATACGTTGCAAGCATCTTCGCGAGCGGTCTTGAGAAGATAAAGGCCGGCAAGATGGAGCCGTACGGTGTTCCCCTCGCCGATGAGCTTCCGATTAAAATCAAGGAGATTGAGATAGTCGGTTCCTACGATGTTGATGCCAGCAAGGTCGGAAAGGACCTCCACGAGGTCGTCAAGACCTATGACCCCGAGGCGCCGGAGAGCCTCAAAGGGGTAACCATTGGGAAGGGCATTCATTTGAGAAGCCTCAGGAACCTCCCGATCGAGGCCACCGGCCTTGAGGACGAGATGACGCTCAAGGAAGCCGTTGAACACCTCGTTAACGAGTGGAAGGAGCTCAAGGCGGAGGTCTTCATCAACGTCTGCACCACCGAGGCCTTCGTGCCCTTTGGAAACAAGGATGAGCTCGAAAAGGCCATAGCCGAGGACAACAGGGACAGGCTTACGGCGACCCAGGTTTACGCCTACGCGATAGCACAGTACGCCAGGGAAGTCGGCGGTGCCGCCTTCGTCAACGCGATTCCCACTTTAATAGCCAACGACCCGGCCTTCGTTGAGCTTGCGAAGGAGAGCAACATGGTTATCTTCGGCGACGACGGTGCCACGGGAGCAACTCCCCTCACCGCCGACGTCCTCAGCCACCTCGCCCAGAGGAACCGCTACGTCCTCGACATCGCCCAGTTCAACATCGGCGGAAACAACGACTTCCTGGCCTTGACCGACAAGGAGAGGAACAAGAGCAAGGAGTTCACCAAGAGCTCGGTCGTCAAGGAGCTCCTCGGCTACGACGCTCCGCACTACATCAAGCCCACCGGATTCCTCGAACCTCTGGGCGACAAGAAGTTCATCGCGATGCACATCGAGTACGTCAGCTTCAACGGCGCCCATGACGAGCTGGTCATCACCGGCAGGATAAACGACAGCCCGGCTCTGGCGGGTCTCCTCGTCGACCTCGTCAGGCTCGGAAAGATAGCTGTCGAGAAAAAGGCCTTTGGAACCGTCTATGAGGTCAACGCCTTCTACATGAAGAACCCGGGACCGAAGGAGAGGGGCAACATACCGCGCATCATCGCCCACGAGAAGATGAGGATGTGGGCGGGTCTGAAGCCGAGATGGCTCTGA
- a CDS encoding DUF4443 domain-containing protein — protein MSWKRGAYPEFTLEDAVAVLFMLQNPTGRKAISEVLDLGEGSVRTLLKKLSTLDVISSTQRGHSLNKEGMKLLERLSEHFSEVQRVGEVEGYPAYGLVVRNPPGFKSIELRDEAIRFFAKGAMILVVKEGEPVFPEDGRPLSETMPALAERLGEMFRLNEGDLVVVTWAEKEADAMKSAYHVALTLKGDGLPDEIKSLVR, from the coding sequence ATGAGCTGGAAGAGGGGGGCATATCCGGAGTTCACGCTTGAAGATGCCGTTGCGGTTCTTTTCATGCTCCAGAATCCAACGGGGAGAAAGGCCATATCAGAGGTGCTAGACCTGGGGGAGGGGAGCGTTAGAACGCTCCTGAAAAAGCTTTCAACGCTGGACGTTATAAGCTCCACCCAGCGCGGACATTCGCTCAACAAGGAAGGGATGAAGCTCCTTGAGAGATTATCGGAGCATTTCTCAGAGGTTCAGAGAGTCGGGGAGGTTGAGGGTTATCCGGCATACGGTCTGGTGGTCAGAAATCCGCCGGGATTCAAGAGCATCGAGCTCCGGGACGAGGCAATAAGGTTCTTCGCCAAGGGTGCCATGATACTCGTCGTGAAGGAAGGTGAGCCCGTTTTTCCAGAGGATGGGAGACCCCTGAGCGAAACCATGCCGGCCCTCGCCGAAAGGCTGGGTGAAATGTTCAGGCTGAACGAGGGCGACCTCGTCGTGGTGACCTGGGCAGAGAAAGAGGCCGATGCCATGAAGAGCGCCTACCACGTTGCGCTGACCCTCAAGGGCGACGGACTGCCGGATGAGATAAAGTCCCTCGTGAGGTGA
- the pyrF gene encoding orotidine-5'-phosphate decarboxylase has protein sequence MRRLILALDVYDRERALEIAECTADYLWAVKVNWPLIIGSGLKIITELKQVTGLPIIADLKLADIPNTNRLIAKKVFEAGADYVIAHGFVGRDSVRAVMELGETIIVVEMSHPGAREFIQPATDRLIELANELEPFGVIAPATRPGRVSYIRSNLKPGIKILTPGVGAQGGKAREALKAGADYIIVGRSIYASENPRESARMLYEETLEV, from the coding sequence ATGAGGAGGCTTATTCTCGCCCTTGACGTGTACGACAGGGAGAGGGCACTTGAGATAGCGGAGTGCACGGCGGATTACCTCTGGGCGGTGAAGGTGAACTGGCCGCTGATAATCGGCTCGGGCCTTAAAATAATCACCGAGCTGAAGCAGGTAACTGGACTGCCAATCATAGCCGATTTGAAGCTCGCCGATATTCCAAACACCAACAGGCTGATAGCGAAGAAGGTTTTTGAAGCCGGGGCGGACTACGTCATAGCCCACGGCTTCGTCGGGAGGGACAGCGTTAGGGCCGTGATGGAGCTCGGGGAGACGATAATCGTCGTGGAGATGAGCCATCCCGGGGCGAGGGAGTTCATCCAGCCGGCAACCGACAGACTGATTGAGCTGGCCAACGAGCTTGAGCCCTTCGGTGTCATAGCCCCTGCAACGAGGCCGGGGCGCGTTTCATACATACGCTCCAATCTGAAGCCGGGAATCAAAATCCTGACCCCGGGTGTTGGAGCCCAGGGGGGTAAGGCTAGAGAGGCTTTAAAGGCCGGTGCCGACTACATCATAGTGGGACGATCCATATACGCAAGTGAGAACCCGCGGGAAAGCGCAAGGATGCTCTATGAGGAAACCCTGGAGGTGTGA
- a CDS encoding RNA-binding protein, whose product MDLKVKHPLSKKEVKEIIREMGNIFGEEIARKMLNKKDRVEVAEFDRTTEILLVNGRPFFIRRKDLIFPLVIALYELSNEEDLRKWPRRVVVDAGAVPFIIKGADVMAAGITDADENIREGDFVFVVEEDYGRPLAIGIALMDGKAMKEKPKGKAVKNIHHAKDRIWELTVG is encoded by the coding sequence GTGGATCTGAAGGTCAAGCACCCCCTCAGCAAGAAGGAGGTCAAGGAGATCATCCGCGAGATGGGGAATATATTCGGCGAGGAGATAGCCAGGAAGATGCTCAACAAAAAGGACAGGGTCGAGGTTGCCGAATTCGACAGGACAACGGAGATACTCCTCGTCAACGGCAGGCCCTTCTTCATCAGAAGGAAAGACCTCATATTCCCTCTTGTCATAGCCCTCTACGAGCTCTCCAACGAGGAAGACCTGAGGAAGTGGCCGAGAAGGGTGGTGGTCGACGCCGGTGCGGTGCCGTTCATAATAAAGGGCGCCGATGTCATGGCTGCAGGAATAACCGACGCCGACGAGAACATCAGGGAGGGAGACTTCGTCTTCGTGGTCGAGGAGGACTACGGAAGGCCCCTTGCGATAGGCATAGCTCTGATGGACGGTAAGGCCATGAAGGAGAAACCCAAGGGAAAGGCAGTGAAGAACATCCACCACGCCAAAGACAGGATTTGGGAACTGACGGTGGGCTGA
- a CDS encoding FAD synthase has product MEEKGGGRGKIRVLVGGVFDILHVGHIHFLSQAKALGDELIVIVAHDETVRRQKRREPVNSAEDRAELLRALEVVDEVYIGSPGGIDYELVKQIKPDIVAIGPDQGFSCERLKEELRRHGIEAEVIRIPYLYKRDRAKTSKIIQRIIETFCD; this is encoded by the coding sequence ATGGAGGAAAAAGGGGGAGGAAGAGGAAAAATCCGCGTCCTCGTTGGTGGGGTTTTCGACATCCTGCACGTCGGCCACATCCATTTTCTCAGCCAGGCCAAGGCCCTGGGGGACGAGCTGATAGTGATAGTCGCCCACGACGAGACGGTTAGAAGACAGAAACGCAGGGAGCCAGTAAACAGCGCCGAAGACAGGGCGGAACTCCTCCGGGCCCTTGAGGTTGTGGACGAGGTCTACATAGGTTCCCCGGGTGGGATAGATTACGAGCTGGTGAAACAGATAAAACCGGATATAGTGGCAATAGGGCCCGACCAGGGGTTCAGCTGCGAGCGCCTCAAGGAGGAGCTGAGAAGGCATGGTATAGAGGCCGAAGTCATAAGGATACCCTACCTCTACAAGAGGGACAGGGCAAAGACCAGCAAGATAATCCAGAGGATAATAGAAACGTTCTGCGACTGA
- a CDS encoding CopG family transcriptional regulator: MSKDKIPKLFDGSVNELTRPSRPKKDRKAKSKDMKREKKQKTLYISLDMNRKLIELYGEEGRRQSVIVEDAVNLYYYLKLALGEKKFDELMSAVKREDPEFLREYMGRFKL, encoded by the coding sequence TTGTCGAAGGATAAAATCCCCAAGCTTTTTGACGGTTCCGTTAACGAGCTCACGCGGCCGTCCAGGCCCAAAAAAGATCGAAAGGCCAAGTCAAAGGACATGAAAAGAGAGAAGAAGCAGAAGACTCTTTACATAAGTCTCGACATGAACAGAAAGCTCATCGAGCTGTATGGAGAGGAAGGCAGAAGGCAGAGCGTCATAGTTGAGGACGCGGTTAACCTCTACTACTACCTGAAGCTTGCCCTTGGGGAAAAGAAGTTCGATGAGCTGATGAGTGCGGTGAAAAGAGAGGATCCGGAGTTCCTGAGGGAGTACATGGGTAGATTCAAACTCTGA